The sequence below is a genomic window from Rhinopithecus roxellana isolate Shanxi Qingling chromosome 19, ASM756505v1, whole genome shotgun sequence.
gagccaccgagccctgcCGTGTCCTCACTGTTTTCTTTCccaccctcctttctccctctccgaCTTTCCAAGGTTCTTTCCTACCTTCTCCAtaccctcctccccttctccccgcAGTCTTCTGGGCCCCACTGACTTCCGCCCGCAGCCAACACTGTTCAGTTCTgaggtggcggcggcggcggcagccgCGGTGGCACAGCAGCGACTCTCCGGGGTCTCCAGCTGGCTGCTGGGGCGGAGCTCAGGGGCCCAGCTCAGGGGCTGCCTGGGCGCAGAGACACAACGGGCGCAGGGACACAGGCGCGCGCACGCGTGGAGGGCTTCTAAGTGAAAGGCAGTGGGAGAGCTCGGAGAAGGGAGTGGGCGAGATGATGATAGGGGGAGAAGGCGGTGGGGAGAGGAAGCGGGGAGAAGAGGGTGCGGGGAGAGAAAAGCGCGGCAGGAAGTCGCTGCTGCGAGAAGGTGGGGAGATGGAAACGGGAAGAAAATGGTGGGGAGGGGAAAAAAACGGTGGAGAATAAGAGGCTGGGAAAGAAGACGATGgcgagagggagagaagagggtggGAA
It includes:
- the LOC115894943 gene encoding uncharacterized protein LOC115894943, which translates into the protein MAVTWHRLPLSGWVAPCPHPEDTRPGCQHFAHPCKHRLSRRKPNTRTWATPSSGVGTCPGDPNKGIGPGFTEEFPLPPLILHRFFPLPTIFFPFPSPHLLAAATSCRAFLSPHPLLPASSPHRLLPLSSSRPLPSPSSPTAFHLEALHACARLCPCARCVSAPRQPLSWAPELRPSSQLETPESRCCATAAAAAAATSELNSVGCGRKSVGPRRLRGEGEEGMEKEGCGNIQRPTGKMAMRQGRQSLELCCLQSRNAKESWKLPEAKKEILPESLPKKSIIITPPF